A genomic stretch from Aquila chrysaetos chrysaetos chromosome 1, bAquChr1.4, whole genome shotgun sequence includes:
- the LOC115346315 gene encoding furin-like protease 2 isoform X3, giving the protein MGAWPSPLLWSLTTACLTGIALGQTTTTRVPIASTPAPPSATTTAAPAPPTAAATLSAGAVSTTANLAASTAAPSADPSTKKPAQTLPTATDVTVLASGSTATSRASTGAMAASTSAPASPSGVTTSPGVPSAAPFLTTAKPSNCSGVNVTACARCSPGTFPNEGTLSCSCCAGGSCTDPSACTSCPPGHYQPESGQPSCLPCAQGHYANFTRSTACLPCPPGHYANESGAAACRACEKGYFSSKQNAAFCVPCLPGSFCNTTACTACLPCPGGRESLQEGSEECVPCLPGMFKGPSDNKCKLCRTGEYQLQRGKESCDLCPENHYCPSPDVNPVKCPPDAFCPAGSAEPAYCMEAFLYKAGDSCQLTPLMVILLAVFSAGGILAVFLIILRRRQEYSKKSLKSLLLPRGSGQHTTYGGTEHTEPVYAGW; this is encoded by the exons ATGGGTGCGTggccctctcctctgctttggAGCTTAACCACAGCGTGTTTAACAG gTATTGCTTTAGGTCAGACAACCACCACCCGG GTCCCCATTGCATCaaccccagcacctcccagtgCAACCACTACCGCCGCCCCTGCTCCCCCGACTGCCGCCGCAACGCTCTCAGCTGGAGCGGTGTCAACCACCGCAAACCTTGCCGCGTCCACCGCAGCACCGTCTGCCGATCCAAGCACAAAAAAGCCCGCTCAGACTCTGCCCACCGCCACAGACGTGACCGTCCTCGCCTCTGGCAGCACGGCCACCTCTCGAGCGTCTACGGGAGCGATGGCCGCGTCCACCAGCGCCCCAGCGTCCCCTTCAGGCGTGACCACGTCTCCTGGGGTCCCATCAGCAGCTCCGTTCCTCACCACCGCCAAGCCCTCCAACTGCAGCGGAGTGAACGTGACGGCCTGCGCCCGCTGCTCCCCGGGGACGTTTCCCAACGAAG GCACCTTGAGCTGCTCGTGCTGTGCGGGGGGCTCGTGCACAGACCCCAGTGCCTGCACCTCCTGCCCGCCGGGCCACTACCAGCCCGAAAGTGGGCAACCGTCGTGCCTGCCTTGTGCTCAGGGGCATTATGCCAA CTTCACAAGGAGCACCGCATGCCTTCCCTGCCCGCCTGGCCATTACGCTAATGAAtctggggctgcagcctgcagagcatGTGAGAAAG gctATTTTAGCTCCAagcaaaatgcagctttttgtgTGCCTTGCCTGCCTGGATCATTTTGCAA caccactGCCTGCACGGCGTGTCTGCCTTGCCCTGGGGGGCGAGAGTCTCTTCAGGAGGGTTCGGAGGAGTGCGTGCCCTGCCTGCCAG GTATGTTCAAAGGTCCCAGCGACAACAAATGCAAGCTCTGCAGGACAGGAGAATACCAATTACAGCGGGGCAAGGAGAGCTGTGACCTGTGCCCAGAAAATCACTACTGCCCT AGCCCAGATGTGAACCCGGTCAAGTGCCCTCCTGACGCCTTCTGCCCGGCGGGCAGCGCTGAGCCGGCGTACTGCATGGAGGCCTTTCTTTACAAGGCGGGGGATTCCTGCCAGCTGACTCCCCTGATGGTCATTCTCCTGGCCGTCTTCTCAGCAG GTGGAATCCTTGCTGTCTTTCTAATAATTCTGAGAAGAAGGCAAGAATATAGCAAGAAATCGTTAAAGTCTCTACTGCTCCCCAGAGGCTCAGGACAACACACAACTTACGGGGGGACCGAACACACAGAACCAGTCTATGCTGGCTGGTAG
- the LOC115346315 gene encoding furin-like protease 2 isoform X2, with protein MGAWPSPLLWSLTTACLTGIALGQTTTTRVPIASTPAPPSATTTQVPIASTPAPPSATTTAAPAPPTAAATLSAGAVSTTANLAASTAAPSADPSTKKPAQTLPTATDVTVLASGSTATSRASTGAMAASTSAPASPSGVTTSPGVPSAAPFLTTAKPSNCSGVNVTACARCSPGTFPNEGTLSCSCCAGGSCTDPSACTSCPPGHYQPESGQPSCLPCAQGHYANFTRSTACLPCPPGHYANESGAAACRACEKGYFSSKQNAAFCVPCLPGSFCNTTACTACLPCPGGRESLQEGSEECVPCLPGMFKGPSDNKCKLCRTGEYQLQRGKESCDLCPENHYCPSPDVNPVKCPPDAFCPAGSAEPAYCMEAFLYKAGDSCQLTPLMVILLAVFSAGGILAVFLIILRRRQEYSKKSLKSLLLPRGSGQHTTYGGTEHTEPVYAGW; from the exons ATGGGTGCGTggccctctcctctgctttggAGCTTAACCACAGCGTGTTTAACAG gTATTGCTTTAGGTCAGACAACCACCACCCGG GTCCCCATTGCATCaaccccagcacctcccagcgCAACCACCACCCAGGTCCCCATTGCATCaaccccagcacctcccagtgCAACCACTACCGCCGCCCCTGCTCCCCCGACTGCCGCCGCAACGCTCTCAGCTGGAGCGGTGTCAACCACCGCAAACCTTGCCGCGTCCACCGCAGCACCGTCTGCCGATCCAAGCACAAAAAAGCCCGCTCAGACTCTGCCCACCGCCACAGACGTGACCGTCCTCGCCTCTGGCAGCACGGCCACCTCTCGAGCGTCTACGGGAGCGATGGCCGCGTCCACCAGCGCCCCAGCGTCCCCTTCAGGCGTGACCACGTCTCCTGGGGTCCCATCAGCAGCTCCGTTCCTCACCACCGCCAAGCCCTCCAACTGCAGCGGAGTGAACGTGACGGCCTGCGCCCGCTGCTCCCCGGGGACGTTTCCCAACGAAG GCACCTTGAGCTGCTCGTGCTGTGCGGGGGGCTCGTGCACAGACCCCAGTGCCTGCACCTCCTGCCCGCCGGGCCACTACCAGCCCGAAAGTGGGCAACCGTCGTGCCTGCCTTGTGCTCAGGGGCATTATGCCAA CTTCACAAGGAGCACCGCATGCCTTCCCTGCCCGCCTGGCCATTACGCTAATGAAtctggggctgcagcctgcagagcatGTGAGAAAG gctATTTTAGCTCCAagcaaaatgcagctttttgtgTGCCTTGCCTGCCTGGATCATTTTGCAA caccactGCCTGCACGGCGTGTCTGCCTTGCCCTGGGGGGCGAGAGTCTCTTCAGGAGGGTTCGGAGGAGTGCGTGCCCTGCCTGCCAG GTATGTTCAAAGGTCCCAGCGACAACAAATGCAAGCTCTGCAGGACAGGAGAATACCAATTACAGCGGGGCAAGGAGAGCTGTGACCTGTGCCCAGAAAATCACTACTGCCCT AGCCCAGATGTGAACCCGGTCAAGTGCCCTCCTGACGCCTTCTGCCCGGCGGGCAGCGCTGAGCCGGCGTACTGCATGGAGGCCTTTCTTTACAAGGCGGGGGATTCCTGCCAGCTGACTCCCCTGATGGTCATTCTCCTGGCCGTCTTCTCAGCAG GTGGAATCCTTGCTGTCTTTCTAATAATTCTGAGAAGAAGGCAAGAATATAGCAAGAAATCGTTAAAGTCTCTACTGCTCCCCAGAGGCTCAGGACAACACACAACTTACGGGGGGACCGAACACACAGAACCAGTCTATGCTGGCTGGTAG
- the LOC115346315 gene encoding furin-like protease 2 isoform X1 has protein sequence MGAWPSPLLWSLTTACLTGIALGQTTTTRVPIASTPAPPSATTTQVPIASTPAPPSATTTQVPIASTPAPPSATTTAAPAPPTAAATLSAGAVSTTANLAASTAAPSADPSTKKPAQTLPTATDVTVLASGSTATSRASTGAMAASTSAPASPSGVTTSPGVPSAAPFLTTAKPSNCSGVNVTACARCSPGTFPNEGTLSCSCCAGGSCTDPSACTSCPPGHYQPESGQPSCLPCAQGHYANFTRSTACLPCPPGHYANESGAAACRACEKGYFSSKQNAAFCVPCLPGSFCNTTACTACLPCPGGRESLQEGSEECVPCLPGMFKGPSDNKCKLCRTGEYQLQRGKESCDLCPENHYCPSPDVNPVKCPPDAFCPAGSAEPAYCMEAFLYKAGDSCQLTPLMVILLAVFSAGGILAVFLIILRRRQEYSKKSLKSLLLPRGSGQHTTYGGTEHTEPVYAGW, from the exons ATGGGTGCGTggccctctcctctgctttggAGCTTAACCACAGCGTGTTTAACAG gTATTGCTTTAGGTCAGACAACCACCACCCGGGTCCCCATTGCATCaaccccagcacctcccagcgCAACCACCACCCAGGTCCCCATTGCATCaaccccagcacctcccagcgCAACCACCACCCAGGTCCCCATTGCATCaaccccagcacctcccagtgCAACCACTACCGCCGCCCCTGCTCCCCCGACTGCCGCCGCAACGCTCTCAGCTGGAGCGGTGTCAACCACCGCAAACCTTGCCGCGTCCACCGCAGCACCGTCTGCCGATCCAAGCACAAAAAAGCCCGCTCAGACTCTGCCCACCGCCACAGACGTGACCGTCCTCGCCTCTGGCAGCACGGCCACCTCTCGAGCGTCTACGGGAGCGATGGCCGCGTCCACCAGCGCCCCAGCGTCCCCTTCAGGCGTGACCACGTCTCCTGGGGTCCCATCAGCAGCTCCGTTCCTCACCACCGCCAAGCCCTCCAACTGCAGCGGAGTGAACGTGACGGCCTGCGCCCGCTGCTCCCCGGGGACGTTTCCCAACGAAG GCACCTTGAGCTGCTCGTGCTGTGCGGGGGGCTCGTGCACAGACCCCAGTGCCTGCACCTCCTGCCCGCCGGGCCACTACCAGCCCGAAAGTGGGCAACCGTCGTGCCTGCCTTGTGCTCAGGGGCATTATGCCAA CTTCACAAGGAGCACCGCATGCCTTCCCTGCCCGCCTGGCCATTACGCTAATGAAtctggggctgcagcctgcagagcatGTGAGAAAG gctATTTTAGCTCCAagcaaaatgcagctttttgtgTGCCTTGCCTGCCTGGATCATTTTGCAA caccactGCCTGCACGGCGTGTCTGCCTTGCCCTGGGGGGCGAGAGTCTCTTCAGGAGGGTTCGGAGGAGTGCGTGCCCTGCCTGCCAG GTATGTTCAAAGGTCCCAGCGACAACAAATGCAAGCTCTGCAGGACAGGAGAATACCAATTACAGCGGGGCAAGGAGAGCTGTGACCTGTGCCCAGAAAATCACTACTGCCCT AGCCCAGATGTGAACCCGGTCAAGTGCCCTCCTGACGCCTTCTGCCCGGCGGGCAGCGCTGAGCCGGCGTACTGCATGGAGGCCTTTCTTTACAAGGCGGGGGATTCCTGCCAGCTGACTCCCCTGATGGTCATTCTCCTGGCCGTCTTCTCAGCAG GTGGAATCCTTGCTGTCTTTCTAATAATTCTGAGAAGAAGGCAAGAATATAGCAAGAAATCGTTAAAGTCTCTACTGCTCCCCAGAGGCTCAGGACAACACACAACTTACGGGGGGACCGAACACACAGAACCAGTCTATGCTGGCTGGTAG